The Streptomyces sp. NBC_00102 genome segment TGCACCAGGTCGGCGTAGCCGTGCGCGGAGAGCCAGTCCAGGGTGGTGGACGCGCTGGAGGCGCCGTCCACCGAGGGCGTCGAGATGATGATCAGCTGGTCGGCCAGGTCGAGCACCCCGCGCATCGCGCTGTACAGCAGACCGGTGCCCGAGTCGGTGAGGATGATCGGGTACTGCTTGCCCAGCACCTCGATCGCCCGGCGGTAGTCCTCGTCGTTGAAGGTCGTGGAGACCGCCGGGTCCACGTCGTTGGCGATGATCTCCAGCCCGGAGGGCGCCTGCGAGGTGAAGCGGCGGATGTCCATGTACGAGTTGAGGTACGGGATCGCCTGGACCAGGTCGCGGATGGTCGCCCCGGTCTCCCGGCGCACCCGCCGGCCGAGCGTCCCGGCGTCCGGGTTGGCGTCGATGGCGAGGATCTTGTCCTGCCGCTCGGTGGCCAGCGTCGAACCCAGCGCGGTGGTCGTCGTGGTCTTGCCGACACCGCCCTTGAGGCTGATCACGGCGATGCGGTAGCAGGAGAGCACCGGCGTCCGGATCAGCTCCAGCTTGCGCAGCCGTTCGGCCTCCTCCTTCTTGCCGCCCAGCTTGAAGCGGTTGGCGGGGGAGGGGTTCCGGCTGCTCTTCGCCTTCTGCTTCCCCCGCACCAGCCGGTCCGAGGAGAGCTCCACGGCGGCGGTGTACCCGAGCGGGGCGCCCGGCACCGAGCGCTCGCGCTGGTCGTGGGTGACCGGGGTGGGCCAGGCGGCGCCGGCCCGGGGATCGACCGGCTGCTGCGCGGGACCCTGCTGAGGGGGCTGCTGCTGCGGGGGCTGACCCTGCTGGGGCACCTGGGGCACCTGGGGCACCTGGCCCTGGTGGGGCGCTTGGCCCTGCTGGGGCACGTAACCCTGGGGCGCGTACGGCGACGGCTGCGCGGGGCCCTGCGGATAGCCGTACCCGGGCTGCGCGGCGGGCGCCTGCGGCGGGAGAGGGGCCGGCGGCTGGGCCTGCGGCGGCACGGGCGGCTGGGCCAGGGGCGGCTGGGGGAAGCCGTAGCCGGCCTGCTGCGGTACCTGCGGGGGCAGTTGACCGCCCTGGGGCGGATACGGCTGCCGGCCCTGCTGCTGCCCCTGAGGGAAGCCGTAACCACCCTGCCCGTACGGCCCGTTGGGCGCGGGCGCCTGCGGCGGCTGGAGGGCCGGCGGCTGGGGTGCCTGCGGGAAGCCGTAGCCCCCGGCGGGACCCTGGGGGGAGGCGGGCCACTGGGGCGCGGGTTCCGGGGCGCTGGGCTGGGGCCCGGCCGGGTGGAAGGCGGGAGGCAGCGGGGGCAGCGCGTTCGGCGCCTGGGCGGCCGGGAGCGCGGGCGACCAGGGTGCCGGGGCGGCCGGGCCCACCGGGTGCGGCGGCTCCGGCGCGCGGGGATCACCGGCGGCCGGGGCGGGGGCGTTCCACGGGGTGGCCGACTCGTCCGCCGAGGCGGAAGCGGCCGCGGTGGCGGGGGCGGCCGGGGCGTCCTCGGGTTCGGGGGCGGCCGTGGTGTCCGGAGCGGCCGTGGTGCCCGGAGCGTCCGGAGCGTCCGCGGTCACCGAGGCTTCCGAGGCATCCGCATGGCTTCCGTCGGCGGGGCTTCCGTCCGTGGCGGTGGGGCCGTCGGAGTCCGCACGGGCGGCGTCCGCCGGAGCCTCGTCCGGACGGGGCGCGTCGGCCGCGGAGGCCTCGGTGGTCCTGGAGGCATCGGTGGTCCCGGAGACATCGACGGACCCGGTGGTGTAGCCGTCCGGTCCCGTGGCGGAGGCGTTCTCAGGGGCAGGGGCAGGGGCAGGGGCAGGCGGGAGTACCGGCGGGAGCGCGGGCGGTGCGGCGGCGGGAACCTCGCCCGCGCCCGTACCGGCGGCGGCCGCCGCGGCCTCGGCGTCGCGTGCGGCGAACTCCCGCTTCAGGGCCGCCGCCGAGAAGCGCATGGTGGCACCGCTCTCCACGTCACCGCCCCCGAAGGGCTGGGAGGCGGACCCGCCGCCGGCCGTGGAATCCGAGGACGACGCCGAGACCGCAGGCGCCTGCGGACCGGTTGCGAACGGCGCTGCGGGCGTGGGCTGTTCGGGGATCACCGGCGGCCCGGACTGTACGGGCGGCGGGGG includes the following:
- a CDS encoding SCO5717 family growth-regulating ATPase — its product is MNSDRDEMREGWNTPGDESSDADPAELTGEFTIDYTPPAWYTQNAVGDTSGGSAAPPTPPPPHGAPLSVPGLPSQGGFERAWAPSPPPPPVQSGPPVIPEQPTPAAPFATGPQAPAVSASSSDSTAGGGSASQPFGGGDVESGATMRFSAAALKREFAARDAEAAAAAAGTGAGEVPAAAPPALPPVLPPAPAPAPAPENASATGPDGYTTGSVDVSGTTDASRTTEASAADAPRPDEAPADAARADSDGPTATDGSPADGSHADASEASVTADAPDAPGTTAAPDTTAAPEPEDAPAAPATAAASASADESATPWNAPAPAAGDPRAPEPPHPVGPAAPAPWSPALPAAQAPNALPPLPPAFHPAGPQPSAPEPAPQWPASPQGPAGGYGFPQAPQPPALQPPQAPAPNGPYGQGGYGFPQGQQQGRQPYPPQGGQLPPQVPQQAGYGFPQPPLAQPPVPPQAQPPAPLPPQAPAAQPGYGYPQGPAQPSPYAPQGYVPQQGQAPHQGQVPQVPQVPQQGQPPQQQPPQQGPAQQPVDPRAGAAWPTPVTHDQRERSVPGAPLGYTAAVELSSDRLVRGKQKAKSSRNPSPANRFKLGGKKEEAERLRKLELIRTPVLSCYRIAVISLKGGVGKTTTTTALGSTLATERQDKILAIDANPDAGTLGRRVRRETGATIRDLVQAIPYLNSYMDIRRFTSQAPSGLEIIANDVDPAVSTTFNDEDYRRAIEVLGKQYPIILTDSGTGLLYSAMRGVLDLADQLIIISTPSVDGASSASTTLDWLSAHGYADLVQRSLTVISGVRETGKMIKVDDIVQHFQTRCRGVVVVPFDEHLAAGAEVDLDMMRPKTREAYFHLSALVAEDFARAQQQQGLWTSDGQNPPPQYAPPMPGHQQYPPQAHPQQPYPQQPYGGQQPPQSPYGGQQPYGGQQPPQQPYPPQSYPPQPGNGWQQGPPPPAQPYGAQLGQDGQAGQAGQPERPGPPGPDGPWPAPGWQQPPPAPPHQ